One window of Sinorhizobium fredii NGR234 genomic DNA carries:
- the cysK gene encoding cysteine synthase A: MPESRKPGRGRVFSSITETIGDTPIVRLDKLATEKGVKANLLAKLEFFNPIASVKDRIGVAMVEALEAEGKIEPGRTTLVEPTSGNTGIALAFVAAAKGYRLILTMPETMSVERRKMLALLGAELVLTEGTKGMKGAIAKAQELVETLPDAIIPQQFENPANPEIHRRTTAEEIWNDTEGSVDILVSGIGTGGTITGAGQVLKARKPSVKVIAVEPEESPVLSGGAPGPHKIQGIGAGFAPAILDTGVYDEVITVNAGEAIETARLVAKLEGVPVGISSGAALQAAIEVGQREENAGKTIVVIIPSFAERYLSTVLFEGLGA, translated from the coding sequence ATGCCTGAATCACGCAAGCCCGGCCGCGGCCGCGTCTTTTCCTCGATCACCGAAACGATCGGCGACACTCCCATCGTGCGGCTCGACAAGCTCGCCACGGAAAAGGGCGTGAAGGCGAACCTGCTTGCCAAGCTGGAATTCTTCAACCCGATCGCCTCGGTCAAGGACCGCATCGGCGTCGCCATGGTCGAAGCCCTCGAGGCTGAGGGCAAGATCGAACCCGGCCGCACGACGCTTGTCGAACCGACCTCCGGCAACACCGGCATCGCGCTCGCCTTCGTCGCCGCTGCCAAGGGCTACCGGCTGATCCTCACCATGCCCGAGACGATGTCGGTCGAACGGCGCAAGATGCTGGCGCTGCTCGGCGCCGAGCTGGTGCTGACCGAGGGAACGAAGGGCATGAAAGGGGCGATCGCCAAGGCGCAGGAACTCGTCGAGACGCTGCCGGACGCCATCATTCCGCAGCAATTCGAAAACCCGGCCAATCCGGAGATCCACCGCAGGACGACGGCCGAGGAAATCTGGAACGACACCGAGGGCAGCGTCGACATCCTTGTTTCGGGGATCGGCACGGGCGGCACGATCACCGGCGCTGGCCAGGTGCTGAAAGCGCGCAAGCCGTCGGTCAAGGTGATCGCGGTCGAACCCGAGGAGTCCCCGGTTCTTTCCGGCGGAGCCCCCGGTCCGCACAAGATCCAGGGAATCGGCGCCGGCTTCGCGCCGGCGATCCTCGACACCGGCGTCTATGACGAGGTGATCACCGTGAACGCGGGCGAAGCCATCGAAACGGCGCGCCTTGTCGCAAAGCTCGAAGGCGTGCCGGTCGGCATTTCCTCCGGTGCGGCGCTGCAGGCGGCGATCGAGGTCGGCCAGCGCGAAGAGAACGCGGGGAAGACGATCGTGGTGATCATTCCGTCCTTTGCCGAGCGTTATCTCTCGACGGTGCTGTTCGAGGGGCTAGGCGCGTAG
- a CDS encoding DMT family transporter, with translation MSEKSRGYLYLSVAMVLVGSTVVASKVIAAGLPPFTATALRFAIALPLFLLLIRLTATPWPRLARRDWAIVLLQAGVGSVGYTTLLISGLKLTPAADAGVIIGTLPIVSAMIAIVVLGERPKRSVLLAVALAAAGVLAIVFRPDAGNRYSLAGSALILGAVVCEGLFILLNKRLRAEIPPLALSCLMAGLGGTIAAPIALAELPWTETMTVRAVAAVVYYALVPTVGGFVLWYAGLAKVSGAEASVFTALAPVSAVLLAVAVLGEPLRLNQLLGIGCVLAAVTCLGVASRGRNALRRQAKAL, from the coding sequence ATGTCGGAAAAATCTCGGGGATATCTCTATCTGTCGGTAGCGATGGTGCTGGTGGGCAGCACGGTCGTCGCGAGCAAAGTCATCGCCGCCGGCCTGCCGCCCTTCACGGCGACGGCGCTGCGTTTCGCCATTGCCCTTCCGCTCTTCCTGTTGCTCATTCGGTTGACCGCCACGCCGTGGCCGCGGCTCGCGAGACGCGACTGGGCCATCGTGCTGCTGCAGGCAGGCGTCGGCAGCGTCGGCTATACGACCCTGCTCATCTCCGGCTTGAAGCTGACACCGGCGGCGGACGCCGGCGTCATCATCGGCACGCTTCCCATCGTCTCGGCGATGATCGCCATCGTCGTGCTCGGCGAACGGCCGAAGCGCTCCGTCCTTCTGGCGGTAGCCCTTGCCGCTGCCGGTGTCCTGGCGATCGTTTTCCGGCCCGATGCCGGCAACCGGTATTCACTCGCGGGCAGCGCTCTGATCCTCGGCGCGGTCGTCTGCGAGGGCCTGTTCATCCTCCTCAACAAGCGCCTGAGGGCCGAAATCCCGCCGCTTGCGCTGTCTTGCCTGATGGCGGGTCTCGGCGGCACCATCGCCGCGCCGATTGCGCTTGCGGAGCTTCCCTGGACGGAGACGATGACCGTGCGGGCCGTCGCGGCGGTGGTCTATTATGCACTCGTCCCGACCGTCGGTGGCTTCGTGCTCTGGTATGCGGGCCTGGCAAAAGTCAGCGGCGCGGAGGCTTCTGTATTCACGGCGCTGGCGCCGGTTTCCGCCGTGCTTCTCGCCGTCGCGGTGCTGGGTGAGCCCCTGAGGCTCAACCAGTTGCTCGGCATCGGCTGCGTTCTTGCCGCCGTCACCTGTCTTGGCGTCGCGTCGAGGGGCCGGAACGCCCTCAGGCGGCAAGCCAAAGCACTCTGA
- a CDS encoding GFA family protein has translation MHIDGQCHCGFVTYEAEIDPGDVSICHCTDCQRLTGSAYRVTAGTPRASFRLTGGEPKLYVKTAENGRKRLQFFCPHCGSPIYTTGTDEDAEEIGIRVGTINQRQELKPQSQIWCSSALPWVDDIGALPGRERE, from the coding sequence ATGCACATCGACGGCCAGTGCCACTGCGGCTTCGTGACCTATGAGGCGGAGATCGACCCGGGGGACGTGTCGATCTGCCACTGCACCGACTGCCAGCGGCTGACGGGCTCCGCCTATCGCGTGACGGCGGGCACGCCGCGCGCGTCCTTCCGGCTGACCGGCGGCGAACCGAAGCTTTACGTCAAGACCGCCGAAAACGGCCGCAAGCGGCTGCAATTCTTCTGCCCGCACTGCGGCTCGCCGATCTACACGACCGGGACGGACGAGGACGCGGAAGAGATCGGCATCCGCGTCGGTACGATCAACCAGCGGCAGGAACTTAAGCCCCAGTCGCAGATCTGGTGCTCCTCCGCCCTGCCCTGGGTGGACGACATCGGCGCGTTGCCGGGGCGGGAGCGGGAGTGA
- a CDS encoding NIPSNAP family protein produces the protein MITCYLKYVIDPYKLKEFEHYAKLWIPLVNRLGGTHHGYFMPHEGANNIALALFSFPSLAAYESYREKMAADPECQAAFAYAEETRCILSYERSFMRPLFE, from the coding sequence ATGATCACCTGCTACCTGAAATACGTCATCGACCCCTACAAGCTCAAGGAATTCGAGCATTACGCCAAGCTCTGGATTCCGCTCGTCAATCGGCTCGGCGGCACACATCACGGCTATTTCATGCCGCATGAGGGGGCCAACAACATCGCGCTGGCGCTCTTCAGCTTTCCGTCGCTTGCCGCTTACGAGAGCTATCGCGAAAAGATGGCGGCTGATCCCGAATGCCAGGCAGCCTTCGCCTATGCCGAAGAAACGCGCTGCATATTGAGCTACGAACGCAGCTTCATGCGCCCACTGTTTGAATGA
- a CDS encoding Lrp/AsnC family transcriptional regulator — MLDELDRRILEILAANARVSLKELAQEAGLSSPSAAERLRKLEERGVINGFTVSVNPARLGYPLQAVVRVRPMPGMLHIVERLIQQTPEIVECDKITGDDCFVAKLLVRDMSELDTILDRIAEKAQTNTSIVKSTPVKRRLPPLI; from the coding sequence ATGCTGGATGAGCTTGACCGCCGCATTCTTGAAATTCTCGCGGCCAATGCCCGCGTCTCCTTGAAGGAACTCGCGCAGGAAGCGGGGCTTTCCTCGCCGAGCGCGGCCGAAAGGCTGCGCAAGCTCGAGGAGCGCGGCGTCATCAACGGGTTCACCGTCTCGGTCAATCCGGCGCGGCTCGGTTATCCGCTGCAGGCGGTGGTCCGCGTCCGGCCGATGCCGGGCATGCTGCACATCGTCGAAAGGCTGATCCAGCAGACCCCGGAGATCGTCGAATGCGACAAGATCACCGGTGACGATTGCTTCGTCGCCAAGCTCCTCGTCCGTGACATGAGCGAGCTTGACACGATCCTCGACCGGATCGCCGAGAAGGCGCAGACCAACACGTCGATCGTCAAGTCGACGCCGGTCAAACGGCGGCTGCCGCCGCTTATTTAG
- the dut gene encoding dUTP diphosphatase, whose translation MTPYNSEDHPALTLIRLPHGEDLDLPAYETAGAAGMDLRAAVPSGQPMTIAPGARALVPTGFIFEIPAGYEGQVRPRSGLALKHGITCLNTPGTVDSDYRGEVKVLLVNLGEADFIVERGMRIAQMVIAPVTQMAVREADGATTTARGTGGFGSTGAK comes from the coding sequence ATGACCCCGTACAATTCCGAAGACCACCCCGCCCTCACCCTGATCCGCCTGCCGCACGGAGAGGATCTCGACCTGCCGGCCTACGAGACGGCGGGGGCCGCGGGCATGGACTTGCGCGCCGCCGTTCCTTCCGGCCAGCCAATGACGATCGCGCCGGGCGCCCGGGCGCTGGTGCCGACCGGCTTCATTTTCGAAATCCCGGCCGGCTATGAGGGCCAGGTGCGGCCGCGTTCCGGGCTTGCCCTCAAGCACGGCATCACCTGCCTCAACACGCCGGGCACCGTCGACAGCGACTATCGCGGCGAGGTCAAGGTGCTGCTCGTCAATCTCGGCGAAGCGGATTTTATCGTCGAGCGCGGCATGCGCATCGCCCAGATGGTGATCGCGCCGGTCACCCAGATGGCGGTCCGCGAGGCGGACGGCGCGACGACGACGGCGCGTGGGACCGGCGGATTCGGCTCGACCGGCGCTAAATAA
- a CDS encoding NAD-dependent epimerase/dehydratase family protein, producing the protein MTILVTGSAGHLGEALMRVLRRAGRPARGIDIKASDFTDHVGSVADPAFVRHAVRGVRAVIHAATLHKPHVATHGYCEFVETNIAGTLHLLEAAADASVDAFVFTSTTSAFGSALTPAPGAPAAWITEDVTPIPRNIYGVSKVAAEGLCELFARRHRLPVVVLRTSRFFPEADDDPEVRGRYETENAQANELLYRRADIEDVVSAHLAALEKAKEIGFGRYIVSAPTPLTPDDLACLRTDAARVVLRHFPECETLYAARGWKLFPSIDRVYVSASAMASLGWRPKYDFAHVLRCLRRGEDFRSPLAREIGSKGYHDTVFAEGPYPVG; encoded by the coding sequence ATGACCATACTGGTGACCGGAAGCGCCGGGCATCTCGGCGAGGCGCTGATGCGGGTGTTGCGCCGGGCAGGGCGCCCTGCGCGCGGCATCGATATCAAGGCTTCGGATTTCACCGATCATGTCGGCTCGGTCGCCGATCCCGCTTTCGTCCGTCATGCCGTCAGGGGCGTGCGCGCCGTCATCCATGCGGCGACGCTGCACAAGCCGCATGTCGCCACCCATGGCTACTGCGAGTTCGTCGAGACGAACATCGCCGGCACGCTCCACCTGCTCGAAGCGGCGGCCGATGCAAGCGTCGACGCCTTCGTCTTCACCAGCACCACGAGCGCCTTCGGATCGGCCTTGACCCCGGCGCCCGGCGCGCCGGCCGCCTGGATCACCGAGGACGTCACGCCGATCCCGCGCAACATTTATGGCGTCAGCAAGGTTGCGGCGGAAGGGCTGTGCGAGCTCTTCGCCCGGCGGCATCGACTGCCCGTCGTCGTCCTGCGCACCTCGCGCTTCTTTCCGGAGGCCGACGACGATCCGGAGGTCCGCGGCCGCTATGAAACGGAGAACGCCCAGGCGAACGAGCTGCTCTACCGGCGGGCGGACATCGAAGACGTGGTGAGCGCCCATCTCGCGGCGCTGGAGAAGGCGAAGGAGATCGGCTTCGGGCGCTATATCGTCTCGGCACCGACGCCGCTCACGCCCGACGATCTTGCCTGTCTCAGGACGGATGCCGCGCGTGTCGTGCTGCGTCATTTTCCCGAGTGCGAGACGCTTTATGCGGCGCGGGGCTGGAAGCTCTTTCCGTCGATCGACCGCGTCTATGTGAGCGCCAGCGCGATGGCGTCGCTCGGCTGGAGGCCGAAATACGACTTTGCCCATGTGCTGAGATGTCTGCGGCGCGGCGAGGATTTCCGAAGCCCGCTGGCGCGCGAAATCGGCTCGAAGGGCTACCACGACACGGTCTTTGCCGAAGGGCCGTATCCGGTCGGCTGA
- a CDS encoding helix-turn-helix domain-containing protein, with protein sequence MLYTGRALKRLRLLRGIKQSHVAELLGVTQATVSRWETGVLIPAEDQQAALEHLFAREDSTADAAIKRLVETSTARVHLICDHSHRLLAASPARRAEWRRDMLGTPMFRYASDDIQHAEATLQDLGWHEGETTSLVVETGPNGRYDVPIVAGRVLWERIPLADGAMGRLVTTLT encoded by the coding sequence ATGCTTTACACGGGGCGGGCACTGAAGCGCTTGCGGCTCCTGCGTGGCATCAAGCAGAGCCATGTGGCGGAGCTTCTCGGCGTCACGCAGGCGACCGTATCGCGCTGGGAGACCGGCGTCCTGATCCCGGCCGAGGATCAGCAGGCGGCTCTCGAACACCTCTTCGCACGTGAGGACTCGACCGCCGATGCGGCCATCAAGCGGCTGGTCGAAACCTCGACGGCTCGCGTCCACCTCATTTGCGATCACTCGCACCGGCTGCTGGCTGCCTCACCGGCCCGACGGGCCGAATGGCGACGCGACATGCTCGGCACGCCGATGTTCCGTTATGCATCTGACGATATCCAGCACGCGGAGGCCACGCTTCAAGACCTTGGCTGGCACGAAGGTGAGACGACGTCGCTTGTCGTCGAGACCGGACCGAACGGCCGCTACGACGTGCCGATCGTCGCGGGTCGGGTGCTTTGGGAACGCATTCCTCTTGCCGACGGCGCGATGGGTCGCCTGGTGACGACGCTGACGTGA
- a CDS encoding AraC family transcriptional regulator has product MTKGQFKVMPRRIAGVEVVEAATRHAFARHTHEQFGIGLIHQGAQTSHSGRGTVEAEAGDVITVNPGEVHDGAPIGDAGRSWRMLYLEPSLVEAAVTDISDGRWKACEFADPVIRNIALAARFRAIFAVAASAGGTEAGLRWDELAVTLLAEALRLVPRSPARPPRSIAAAVGLIDDDPLKPLTLADLAQASGLSRFQVVRGFARATGLTPHAYLMQRRIDIVRRLIGEGMPLAEAAIAGGFADQSHMTRVFVRKYGFSPGAYARALT; this is encoded by the coding sequence GTGACGAAAGGGCAATTCAAGGTGATGCCGCGCCGCATTGCCGGCGTGGAGGTGGTGGAAGCCGCGACACGCCATGCCTTCGCGCGCCACACGCACGAGCAGTTCGGCATCGGGCTCATTCACCAGGGCGCGCAGACCTCGCACAGCGGGCGCGGCACCGTCGAAGCGGAAGCCGGCGACGTGATCACCGTCAATCCCGGCGAGGTGCATGACGGAGCGCCGATCGGCGATGCCGGCCGCTCCTGGCGGATGCTCTATCTCGAGCCGTCGCTGGTCGAGGCCGCCGTAACTGACATCAGCGATGGGCGATGGAAGGCCTGCGAGTTCGCCGACCCTGTCATCCGCAACATCGCCCTTGCCGCCCGGTTTCGCGCCATCTTCGCGGTCGCGGCAAGCGCAGGCGGCACCGAGGCAGGGTTGCGCTGGGACGAGCTCGCAGTGACGCTGCTTGCCGAGGCCTTGCGTCTCGTGCCCCGGTCCCCCGCCCGTCCGCCCAGGTCAATCGCGGCGGCTGTCGGCCTGATCGACGACGACCCGCTGAAACCCCTCACCCTTGCGGATCTCGCCCAGGCGAGCGGATTGAGCCGGTTCCAGGTCGTGCGCGGCTTTGCGAGAGCAACCGGGCTGACGCCGCACGCCTATCTCATGCAGCGCCGCATCGACATCGTCCGCCGGCTGATCGGCGAGGGCATGCCGCTTGCCGAGGCGGCGATTGCCGGCGGCTTCGCCGACCAGAGCCATATGACGCGCGTTTTCGTGCGCAAATACGGTTTCTCGCCCGGTGCCTATGCGCGGGCTTTGACCTGA
- a CDS encoding DMT family transporter: MDRDLRRGSAEMTAAMLISGTIGWFVLMSGQPVTGVVFWRCVFGAVTLAILAVALGLIDLRQLRPRIVGLAVLGGVAIVVNWLLLFQAYSHASISIATMVYNTQPFMLLGLGALFLGDKITPTKLFWLSVSFIGMMAIVSAKPAGGAGTGHYLAGIALSLAAAFFYAIAAIVTKLLKGTPPLLIALIQVITGAAMLAPFAITAPLPQTAFQWTLLITIGVVHTGIMYILLYGAIQRLPTHVTGALSFIYPIAAILVDRIAFGHALQPAQILGSVAILIAAAGTNLGWTLRSVPLINRQTERSA, from the coding sequence ATGGATAGGGATTTGCGGCGCGGAAGCGCGGAGATGACGGCGGCAATGCTGATTTCGGGGACGATCGGCTGGTTCGTGCTGATGTCAGGCCAGCCGGTGACCGGCGTCGTCTTCTGGCGCTGCGTTTTCGGGGCCGTGACGCTTGCCATCCTGGCCGTGGCACTCGGCCTCATCGACCTCAGGCAATTGCGGCCAAGGATCGTCGGCCTCGCGGTGCTCGGCGGTGTCGCGATCGTCGTCAACTGGCTGCTGCTCTTCCAGGCCTATTCGCACGCATCGATCTCGATCGCGACGATGGTCTACAATACCCAGCCCTTCATGCTGCTCGGGCTCGGCGCGCTTTTCCTCGGCGACAAGATCACCCCCACCAAGCTCTTCTGGCTGTCGGTCTCCTTCATCGGCATGATGGCGATCGTCTCGGCCAAGCCGGCCGGCGGCGCGGGAACCGGCCACTATCTCGCAGGCATCGCCCTCTCGCTCGCCGCCGCCTTCTTCTACGCGATTGCGGCGATCGTCACCAAGCTGCTCAAGGGAACGCCGCCGCTGCTGATCGCGCTGATCCAGGTCATCACCGGCGCGGCGATGCTGGCGCCCTTCGCAATCACGGCACCGCTGCCGCAGACCGCCTTCCAGTGGACGCTGTTGATCACCATCGGCGTCGTCCATACCGGCATCATGTATATCCTGCTCTATGGAGCGATCCAGCGGCTGCCGACCCATGTGACGGGCGCGCTTTCCTTCATCTACCCGATCGCCGCGATCCTGGTCGATCGGATCGCCTTCGGGCATGCGCTGCAACCGGCGCAGATTTTAGGATCGGTGGCGATCCTCATCGCCGCGGCCGGCACCAATCTCGGCTGGACGCTTCGTTCGGTCCCGCTTATCAACCGGCAGACCGAACGGAGTGCCTGA
- a CDS encoding peptide chain release factor 3, with protein MAESIAEAVSRRRTFAIISHPDAGKTTLTEKLLLFGGAIQLAGEVKAKKDRIQTRSDWMKIERERGISVVTSVMTFEYNDTVFNLLDTPGHEDFADDTYRTLTAVDAAVMVIDAAKGIEPRTLKLFEVCRLRDIPIITFVNKMDRESRDPFEILDEVEQKLALDCAPVTWPIGRSKTFCGTYHLATNEVRGADTQERLTKVNDPEMASHRLPENERDAFVEETMLAIEACKPFDRKAFLEGHLTPVFFGSALRNFGVRDLIHALGDFAPPPRAQVADIRTVEATDDRMTAFVFKIQANMDPNHRDRIAFVRVCSGKLERGMKARLSRTGKQMGLTAPQFFFASQRQLADTAFAGDVVGIPNHGTLRIGDTLTEGEPLVFQGVPNFAPEILRRVRLEDAMKAKKLKEALQQMAEEGVVQLFSPEDGAPAIVGVVGALQLDVLKERLQAEYGLPVSFEMSRFSVCRWVSADNPAELDKFVTARRGDIARDLDGDPVFLAQDSFSLRYEAERYPAIKMVAIKEYHVAKAA; from the coding sequence ATGGCCGAAAGCATTGCCGAGGCGGTCTCCCGCCGCCGCACATTTGCGATCATTTCGCACCCGGACGCCGGTAAGACGACGCTCACCGAAAAGCTGTTGCTCTTCGGCGGCGCCATCCAGCTCGCCGGCGAAGTGAAGGCCAAGAAGGATCGCATCCAGACCCGGTCGGACTGGATGAAGATCGAGCGCGAGCGCGGCATCTCTGTCGTCACCTCGGTGATGACCTTCGAATACAACGACACCGTCTTCAACCTGCTCGACACGCCCGGTCACGAGGACTTCGCCGACGACACATATCGCACGCTGACGGCGGTGGACGCGGCCGTCATGGTCATCGACGCCGCCAAGGGTATTGAGCCGCGGACGCTGAAACTCTTCGAGGTCTGCCGCCTGCGCGACATTCCGATCATCACCTTCGTCAACAAGATGGACCGCGAGAGCCGCGATCCTTTCGAGATCCTCGACGAGGTCGAGCAGAAGCTGGCGCTCGACTGCGCGCCTGTCACCTGGCCGATCGGCCGCTCGAAAACCTTCTGCGGCACCTATCATCTCGCCACCAACGAAGTGCGTGGCGCCGACACGCAGGAGAGGCTGACCAAGGTCAACGATCCGGAAATGGCCTCGCATCGCCTGCCGGAGAACGAGCGCGATGCCTTCGTCGAGGAGACGATGCTGGCGATCGAGGCCTGCAAGCCGTTCGACCGCAAGGCTTTCCTCGAAGGCCATCTGACGCCGGTCTTCTTCGGCTCGGCGCTCCGCAACTTCGGCGTCCGCGACCTGATCCATGCGCTTGGCGACTTCGCGCCGCCGCCGCGCGCCCAGGTCGCCGACATCCGCACCGTCGAGGCGACCGACGACCGGATGACCGCCTTCGTCTTCAAGATCCAGGCCAACATGGACCCGAACCACCGCGACCGCATCGCCTTCGTGCGCGTCTGCTCGGGCAAGCTCGAGCGTGGCATGAAGGCGCGGCTGTCGCGCACCGGAAAGCAGATGGGTTTGACCGCGCCGCAGTTCTTCTTCGCCTCGCAGCGCCAGCTTGCCGATACCGCCTTTGCCGGCGACGTGGTCGGTATTCCGAACCACGGGACGCTCAGGATCGGCGATACGCTGACGGAGGGCGAACCGCTCGTCTTCCAGGGCGTGCCGAACTTCGCGCCGGAAATCCTCCGCCGTGTCCGGCTCGAGGACGCGATGAAGGCCAAGAAGCTGAAGGAGGCGCTGCAGCAGATGGCGGAAGAGGGCGTCGTGCAGCTCTTCTCGCCGGAGGATGGCGCACCGGCCATCGTCGGCGTCGTCGGCGCGCTGCAGCTCGACGTCCTGAAGGAGCGCCTGCAGGCGGAGTACGGCCTGCCCGTCTCCTTCGAGATGTCGCGCTTCTCCGTCTGCCGCTGGGTTTCCGCCGACAATCCGGCCGAACTCGACAAGTTCGTCACGGCGCGCCGGGGCGACATCGCCCGCGATCTGGACGGCGACCCGGTCTTCCTGGCGCAGGACAGCTTTTCGCTGCGCTACGAGGCGGAACGCTATCCGGCGATCAAGATGGTGGCGATCAAGGAGTATCACGTCGCCAAGGCGGCGTGA
- a CDS encoding LysE family translocator, producing MPEIQNLIGFALIALGMVLTPGPNMIYLISRSICQGPAAGLVSLGGVALGFVFYMVFAALGITALLLAVPFAHNALCFAGALYLLYLAWQAVKPGGRSPFQVRDLPKDGPRKLFVMGLVTSLLNPKVAALYLSLLPQFIRPESGSVLLQSLVFGSLQIVISVTVNALIAVTAGSIAAFLAGRPLFMLVQRWMMSTVLASLAVSMAAEARR from the coding sequence GTGCCGGAAATTCAGAACCTTATCGGCTTCGCTTTGATCGCCCTCGGCATGGTGCTAACGCCGGGGCCGAACATGATCTATCTGATCTCTCGCTCGATCTGCCAGGGTCCGGCCGCCGGCCTCGTCTCGCTCGGCGGCGTGGCGCTCGGCTTCGTCTTCTACATGGTCTTTGCCGCGCTCGGCATCACCGCGCTGCTGTTGGCTGTTCCATTCGCCCACAACGCGCTTTGCTTCGCGGGCGCGCTCTATCTGCTTTACCTCGCCTGGCAGGCCGTGAAGCCCGGCGGACGCTCGCCGTTCCAGGTCCGCGACCTGCCGAAGGATGGGCCGCGCAAGCTCTTCGTCATGGGGCTTGTCACCAGCCTGCTCAATCCGAAGGTGGCGGCGCTCTATCTTTCGCTGCTGCCGCAGTTCATCCGACCGGAGTCCGGTAGCGTGCTGCTGCAGTCGCTCGTCTTCGGCAGCCTGCAGATCGTCATCAGCGTCACCGTCAACGCGCTGATCGCCGTGACGGCCGGGTCGATTGCCGCTTTCCTGGCCGGCCGTCCGCTCTTCATGCTGGTGCAGCGCTGGATGATGAGCACGGTGCTGGCGAGCCTCGCGGTCAGCATGGCCGCCGAGGCGCGCCGGTAG
- a CDS encoding gamma-glutamylcyclotransferase codes for MPHRSRSFSLTSAHVAQVHRAVADSGPGPGMKLHTDADYDDWVARMTRSHPAPGSPTLLFAYGSLIWRPEIDHVGEEIGIARGWHRSFCFRMLRFRGTPEEPGLMMALDRGGQCRGVLYELPSDDLEGQLARLFRREFTYKPPNSMPRWIKVETAHGYVPALGFVMNRASPFYAGRLPLEAVAEVLARACGHVGSGAEYLLNTVTHLEARGIRDRNLWRLQALVAECIERSTTAPRVSSDAQGSR; via the coding sequence ATGCCTCACCGATCAAGGTCATTCAGCTTGACCTCGGCCCATGTCGCGCAGGTGCACAGAGCGGTTGCGGACAGCGGCCCGGGACCTGGGATGAAACTGCATACAGACGCGGACTATGACGACTGGGTGGCGCGGATGACGAGGAGCCATCCGGCTCCCGGCTCGCCGACCTTGCTCTTCGCCTATGGATCATTGATCTGGAGGCCGGAGATCGACCATGTCGGAGAGGAGATCGGCATCGCCCGCGGCTGGCATCGGTCCTTCTGCTTCCGGATGCTCCGTTTTCGGGGAACACCCGAAGAGCCGGGGCTTATGATGGCTCTCGATCGGGGAGGTCAGTGCCGGGGCGTTCTTTACGAACTGCCGAGCGACGACCTCGAAGGGCAACTCGCAAGGCTGTTCCGGCGTGAGTTCACCTACAAGCCGCCCAACAGCATGCCCCGCTGGATCAAGGTCGAGACGGCGCACGGTTATGTTCCCGCCTTGGGTTTCGTCATGAACCGCGCTTCGCCATTCTATGCCGGACGTCTTCCCCTCGAAGCCGTCGCCGAAGTCCTGGCCCGAGCCTGCGGTCATGTCGGCTCGGGCGCGGAGTACCTCCTCAATACCGTGACGCATCTCGAGGCCAGGGGCATCCGGGATCGCAATTTGTGGCGTCTGCAAGCGCTCGTAGCGGAGTGCATCGAGCGCAGCACGACGGCGCCGCGCGTCTCATCAGACGCGCAAGGGTCGCGTTAG
- a CDS encoding B3/B4 domain-containing protein, with amino-acid sequence MHFCHSSDIWSEFPELSAGVLHVNGIHREVSVANHVAEFEAMAQARLADSAEGELLEIQAWRRAFSRMGLKPTQYRSASEALLRRFRKEGTLPRIHPLIDLCNAASLAFAVPIAVFDLARVAGHLEVRRAAGDEIYMTFAGEIEHPEPQEVIFADAEQRAHARRWTNRQSGHSAVRDETGSVLIVAEALHASAAADVERLTDALDAAIRATWSIEPRSAILSRSVPQFDC; translated from the coding sequence ATGCATTTTTGTCACTCCAGCGACATCTGGAGCGAGTTTCCCGAGCTTTCGGCCGGCGTCCTTCATGTGAACGGCATTCATAGGGAGGTATCCGTCGCAAACCATGTCGCTGAGTTCGAGGCCATGGCGCAGGCGCGACTTGCTGATAGTGCGGAGGGCGAACTTCTCGAAATCCAGGCCTGGCGCCGCGCCTTTTCGCGCATGGGGCTGAAGCCGACGCAATATCGCTCGGCCTCGGAGGCGCTGCTCAGGCGATTCAGGAAGGAGGGAACGCTGCCAAGAATCCATCCGCTGATCGATCTCTGCAATGCGGCTTCGCTCGCCTTTGCCGTTCCGATCGCCGTCTTCGATCTTGCCCGAGTGGCCGGTCACCTGGAGGTGCGGCGAGCCGCCGGCGACGAGATCTACATGACGTTTGCCGGCGAGATCGAGCACCCCGAGCCGCAGGAAGTCATCTTCGCCGACGCGGAACAGCGTGCCCACGCGCGGCGCTGGACCAATCGTCAGAGCGGCCATTCGGCGGTCCGCGACGAGACCGGCAGCGTGCTGATCGTCGCGGAGGCGCTGCACGCCAGTGCGGCGGCTGACGTGGAACGGCTCACCGATGCGCTCGACGCGGCCATCCGCGCCACATGGTCCATCGAGCCCCGAAGCGCGATATTGAGTCGGAGCGTACCGCAATTCGACTGCTGA